GAAACAACAAAAGCTGCTATTGCATTAAAAATCAAGTAATAACATTTTAGAATTCCTTAAGGTAATTAATTTGGATTGACTTTAGATATCTATTTTCTATtaatttcatttcatcattttgtgAGGGAAATTTTCTTGATTACATCTTTATTACTTGTGAAATTTCTTGTGGAATCTGTTAAAAAGATTATGTTATTTTTTAGCCATGGTTAGATACATACAGCTGACTATGCATTATTATTTAGTTTCTAACATATTACATGTTATGCAGTACTCTTAACTTACAGCCATGGAATTTGCTCTGAATAAGATTGATAAACACTGGGACAATAACAGAAGCCTTAATCAGCTTATGAATGACCTGAAAAGGAAAGTAGTAGAATTGAATGGTATGAAGGAAGATACTGATTCTAAAATGAGCGCAGAGCTGCtgccaagaaagaaactcaagagGGAAGTCCAGATATGGTTGGAAAATGTCGAAAGAATCAATGGTGAAGTACAAAGCCTTGACGGACAAATAGGTGAAAGCAATTGTTTTACACGTGGATTTCATGCAGACAATGTGTTAAAAGAGGACAAGGGAAGTTGAGGAACTTATTCAACGCGGAAAATTTCAAGATGGTTTGGTGGTTGACGATCCTCAATTGATTGGACAGACTTTGTTGACAACAACTTTATCGGGTGAAGGTGCAAAGGCCTGTGAAGAAGAGATTTGGCAGTGCTTGATGGATGACGAGGTTCGACAGATTGGCGTTTGGGGGATGGGCGGTGTGGGGAAAACAAGCATCATGAAGCGTATAAACAGTCGACTCGTAGAAGGGACGGGGAGGTTCAATATTGTGATTTGGACAACTGTATCCAAGGAGATGAGTATTGCTAAACTACAAAAAGACATTGCAAGtcaaattaaagtaaatttttgTGATGATGAATGTGAAACAAGAAGGGCAGGGATGCTGTTTGAAAGATTGTCTGGGAAGAGTAGGTTTGTGGTGATCTTGGACGATATATGGGAAGAGGTTTCCCTTGAGAAGGTTGGAATTCCTGAGCCATCTACTGGGAGTAAATTAGTCTTGACAACGAGATCTTTTGATGTATGTCGAAAAATGAATTGTAGAGAAATTAAAGTGGAGCCTTTGGTGGAAAAAGAGTCGTGGAAGTTGTTCTCGGAGAAGGTGGGTCGGGATATTCTAAATGTTCCAGGGGTGGAACCAATCGCAAAAAAGATCGCTAAGCGTTGTGCGGGTTTGCCCTTGGGAGTAATTACTGTAGCCTCTTCTATGAAGAAAGTTGATGACCTTTGTGAATGGAGGAATGCACTAAAGGAACTAAGTGATCGCAAAAAAAGTGTTAGTGGATTGGAAGAAGAGGTGTTCCAGCAGTTGCGATTCAGTTATGATCGTTTGAAGGATCCAAAAATTCAAGATTGTTTCCTCAGTTGTGCATTATATCCTGAAGATTGGACAATTGAAGAGAGTGAGCTTGTTCAACTTTGGATTGCAGAAGGGCTTGTGGAAGAAATGGATAGCAGGCAGGCAGAGTTTGACAGGGGTCATGCAATAATGAGTAGACTCATAAGCAATTGTTTGTTAGAAGTTCTTTTTGACGCTAAGGATATAAGAGTGGTAAAGATGCACGATCTTGTAAGGGATATGGCATTACGTATCACAAGTGCAAAACCTCGATTTTTTGTAAAAGCGGGCATGGGATTAAGGGAGCCACCAAATGTGCAAGAATGGAGTGAGGATTTGGAGAAGGTTTCATTGATGAGGAATCGGGAGTTAGAAGTTTTTTATCCCTTGGGAATGTTACCACCAAAGTGTCCGATGCTCACAACATTGTTGCTGTCTGGTACTGGTATACAGAGTATTCCGGAAGGTTTCTTCAGCCATATGGATGGACTCAAGGTTCTTGATCTTTCTAACAATTCTATTGAGAGTCTCCCAAATTCCATATCAAATTTGAAGAATCTCACTGCGTTGTTGCTTTATGCTTGTTTTCGTTTAAAGTATGTGCCATCATTGTCAAATCTTCGAGCTTTAAAGAAGTTGGATCTTGGAGGAGTAGATATCAAGGAAGTCCCTCATGGAATGCAAAACTTGTCGAGCCTCAAGTGCCTAAACCTATATTGTTGGAATATAGATGAGATCCCGAATGGAATATTCCCCAGACCTTCTTGCCTTCAAGAATTGACTGTTAGTGATGCGCTCATAGGTGGGAAAGAGGTTGCTGAGTTGAAGAAATTGGAAAAGTTTACAGGGCGGTTTTACGACTTACACAACTTGGACATGTATGTCCAAGCTTTTCATGGTCGAGAAGAGCCTCGTGAGTACTTAATCTTTGTGGGTGAAAGATGTCCTGAGGACATTGATTTATCAAAAACGATTGTATTACAGGTTGGTAGTGTCTATGCCAATCAGATTATGCTTCCACATGACATCGAGGAATTGATTGTCTGTGATTCCTCTTTCGAGTCTCATGAAGAAGAATACCCGATTTTCTCCAGGTTTTTCCTAACTTCAGTTCGCAACTTTCCCTCTCTTAAAATTCTTCAAATAAGTAATGTAAAATATACGAAAAGGTTGTTCTCTCTAAACTGTGTGCCGCCAAATTTAGAAGAGCTTT
This is a stretch of genomic DNA from Gossypium arboreum isolate Shixiya-1 chromosome 11, ASM2569848v2, whole genome shotgun sequence. It encodes these proteins:
- the LOC108472046 gene encoding LOW QUALITY PROTEIN: probable disease resistance protein At4g27220 (The sequence of the model RefSeq protein was modified relative to this genomic sequence to represent the inferred CDS: deleted 1 base in 1 codon), producing the protein MEFALNKIDKHWDNNRSLNQLMNDLKRKVVELNGMKEDTDSKMSAELLPRKKLKREVQIWLENVERINGEVQSLDGQIGESNCFTRGFHADNVLKRTREVEELIQRGKFQDGLVVDDPQLIGQTLLTTTLSGEGAKACEEEIWQCLMDDEVRQIGVWGMGGVGKTSIMKRINSRLVEGTGRFNIVIWTTVSKEMSIAKLQKDIASQIKVNFCDDECETRRAGMLFERLSGKSRFVVILDDIWEEVSLEKVGIPEPSTGSKLVLTTRSFDVCRKMNCREIKVEPLVEKESWKLFSEKVGRDILNVPGVEPIAKKIAKRCAGLPLGVITVASSMKKVDDLCEWRNALKELSDRKKSVSGLEEEVFQQLRFSYDRLKDPKIQDCFLSCALYPEDWTIEESELVQLWIAEGLVEEMDSRQAEFDRGHAIMSRLISNCLLEVLFDAKDIRVVKMHDLVRDMALRITSAKPRFFVKAGMGLREPPNVQEWSEDLEKVSLMRNRELEVFYPLGMLPPKCPMLTTLLLSGTGIQSIPEGFFSHMDGLKVLDLSNNSIESLPNSISNLKNLTALLLYACFRLKYVPSLSNLRALKKLDLGGVDIKEVPHGMQNLSSLKCLNLYCWNIDEIPNGIFPRPSCLQELTVSDALIGGKEVAELKKLEKFTGRFYDLHNLDMYVQAFHGREEPREYLIFVGERCPEDIDLSKTIVLQVGSVYANQIMLPHDIEELIVCDSSFESHEEEYPIFSRFFLTSVRNFPSLKILQISNVKYTKRLFSLNCVPPNLEELYIWHCNQLEEIIASEERGWVTMEDCLPRLKRMILRSLPELKSICSVDAVMICGSLEYLKVDSCPKLKGRPLQTVCRQI